From the Temnothorax longispinosus isolate EJ_2023e chromosome 6, Tlon_JGU_v1, whole genome shotgun sequence genome, one window contains:
- the LOC139814197 gene encoding ornithine decarboxylase 2-like → MAQFTFDEIKIFEDTKNDMDIIKTITSTEYQENAFYIADIGNVIQRHQEWIAKLPRVIPHFAIKVNPNPTVIKVLAALNACFDCASKKEIEQVMQHGVHGDRIIFAHPTKNPSHIEYAKRMNVKQMTVDSENELYKIKYIFPEAKVVIRIRCDSKNTPVSLGHKFGSEPDEETVRLIQLTKDLGLNLHGFSFHVGSPCEEHEAYARGIALCKQLVTVSKAIGCDKVQLIDIGGGFPGESGTDVDKFVNIINDAIQDLDPSIRIISEPGRYYVTSSFTLASYLHSKKITSKDGVMMRMYYMNCGVYHSFIEELLGLRARVPQLLFERISEEKFLSNIWGPTADSYDLIIKNVMLPELQIGDWLIWKEMGAYTLSISCTFNGYPIPTVIPIIRKSQWDDFKAQIDSM, encoded by the exons ATGGCACAATTTACGTttgacgaaataaaaatctttgaagATACAAAGAATGATATGGACATCATAAAAACAATAACTAGCACAGAATACCAAGAAAACGCTTTTTATATCGCGGACATTGGTAATGTCATACAGAGACATCAGGAATGGATCGCCAAGTTACCCAGAGTTATCCCACACTTTG caattaaagttaatccgaATCCAACGGTGATTAAAGTTCTGGCAGCTTTAAATGCATGTTTCGATTGCGCATctaaa AAAGAAATAGAACAAGTAATGCAACACGGAGTACACGGCGACCGAATTATTTTCGCGCACCCTACTAAGAATCCGTCTCATATAGAATATGCTAAGAGAATGAACGTCAAGCAAATGACGGTTGATAGTGAAAACGAGCTGTACAAGATCAAGTATATCTTCCCTGAAGCTAA GGTAGTCATACGTATACGTTGCGACTCGAAAAACACGCCAGTGTCATTGGGGCACAAATTCGGTTCCGAACCGGACGAGGAAACCGTGCGCTTGATACAGCTCACGAAAGATCTCGGTTTGAATTTACACGGCTTTAGCTTCCATGTCGGTAGCCCGTGCGAGGAGCACGAGGCTTACGCCAGAGGGATCGCGTTGTGCAAACAATTAGTTACCGTCTCCAAGGCAATCGGGTGCGACAAGGTGCAGTTGATCGACATCGGCGGTGGATTCCCGGGCGAGAGTGGAACGGACGTTGACAAG TTCGTCAATATTATCAATGATGCGATACAGGATCTCGATCCTAGCATAAGAATTATCAGCGAACCGGGAAGGTACTACGTAACTTCCAGCTTCACTTTAGCCTCGTATTTACATTCCAAGAAAATCACTTCGAAGGACGGAGTAATGATGAGAATGTATTACATGAACTGTGGAGTATACCATTCCTTCATAGAAGAACTGTTAGGCTTGCGAGCTAGAGTACCACAATTACTTTTCGAG CGAATAAGCGAAGAGAAATTCCTATCAAACATATGGGGACCGACCGCCGACTcatatgatttaattatcaagAATGTGATGTTGCCTGAGCTTCAAATAGGTGATTGGTTAATTTGGAAAGAAATGGGTGCTTATACACTATCCATATCCTGTACGTTCAACGGGTACCCAATACCAACTGTGATTCCAATTATT